A DNA window from Actinomadura coerulea contains the following coding sequences:
- a CDS encoding response regulator, whose amino-acid sequence MIKVLLADDQGLVRAGFRSILDDEDDITVTGEAADGARAVSACRELRPDVALLDVRMPGMDGLEAARRITADPRLDGVRVVILTTFDLDEYVYGALRAGATGFLLKDTEPAELIHAVRVAARGDALITPSVTRRLIGEFAGRAQAPVPGPRLGSLTVREREVMLLVAAGLSNDEIAARLVLSPATAKTHVSRIMSKLDVRDRSQLVILAYESGMVSPRWMRPRK is encoded by the coding sequence TCGACGACGAGGACGACATCACCGTCACCGGCGAGGCCGCGGACGGCGCGCGGGCGGTCTCCGCCTGCCGCGAGCTGCGTCCGGACGTGGCGCTGCTGGACGTGCGGATGCCCGGCATGGACGGCCTGGAGGCCGCCCGCCGGATCACCGCCGACCCGCGCCTGGACGGCGTGCGGGTGGTGATCCTGACGACCTTCGACCTCGACGAGTACGTGTACGGGGCGCTGCGCGCCGGGGCCACCGGTTTCCTGCTCAAGGACACCGAGCCGGCGGAGCTGATCCACGCGGTGCGGGTGGCGGCGCGCGGGGACGCGCTGATCACCCCGTCCGTCACCCGCCGCCTCATCGGCGAGTTCGCCGGGCGGGCGCAGGCGCCCGTGCCCGGCCCGCGGCTCGGCTCCCTCACCGTCCGGGAGCGGGAGGTGATGCTGCTCGTCGCGGCCGGGCTCAGCAACGACGAGATCGCCGCGCGCCTCGTGCTCAGCCCCGCCACCGCCAAGACCCACGTCAGCCGCATCATGTCCAAGCTGGACGTGCGGGACCGCTCGCAACTGGTCATCCTCGCCTACGAGTCCGGCATGGTCAGCCCGCGCTGGATGCGACCACGGAAGTAG
- a CDS encoding VOC family protein — protein sequence MACRVSELVLDCRDPERLAEFWCEVLGFVELDREGDDIEIGPPEGFGGLQPTLILSRSDDPKNGKLRLHFDVNATDRDQDAELERLLAAGARPVDVGQTGEESWVPLADPEGNEFCLLRARLA from the coding sequence GTGGCGTGCCGGGTGAGCGAGCTGGTGCTCGACTGCCGCGATCCGGAGAGGCTCGCGGAGTTCTGGTGCGAGGTGCTCGGGTTCGTGGAGCTGGACAGGGAGGGCGACGACATCGAGATCGGCCCGCCCGAGGGGTTCGGCGGGCTCCAGCCGACGCTGATCCTCAGCCGCAGCGACGACCCGAAGAACGGCAAGCTGCGGCTGCACTTCGACGTCAACGCCACGGACCGGGACCAGGACGCCGAGCTCGAGCGGCTCCTGGCCGCGGGGGCGCGGCCGGTGGACGTCGGGCAGACCGGCGAGGAGAGCTGGGTGCCCCTGGCGGATCCGGAGGGCAACGAGTTCTGCCTGCTCCGGGCCCGCCTGGCCTGA
- a CDS encoding PLP-dependent aminotransferase family protein, which yields MRKDWAGSVDLHLDVDASGGRRAGLERALRDAVRSRRLAPGDVVPSTRALAAELGLARGTVSAAYDQLTAEGYLTAVPGGRTRVAAGPAPAPAPAEPASADAPAHDLLPGRPDLSTFPSTAWLRSTRRVLASAPPDVHALGDPRGRRELREALAGYLGRARGVHADPSRIVVTSGYAQSLGLLASVLRDLGTESMAMEEPGHPFHRAIVRRAGLAVVPLPVDERGARPDQLGPGGAAVLTPAHQYPTGATLRPDRRRAFAAWARDAGGTIVEDDYDGEFRYDRQPVGALQGTAPDHVVYGGTTSKTLAPALRLAWLVLPAHLVEPFAEAKRLADAHTPSLAQLVLADLIGTHAYDRHVRAARLRYRRRRDLLVETLRGRAPRVRVQGVAAGLHALVLLPDGGDGEGEAMRRAAFHDLALMPLRDHWQDPGERPQGLVVGYSTPLGAAYPAALDALCAVLAQA from the coding sequence ATGCGCAAAGACTGGGCCGGTTCGGTGGACCTGCATCTGGACGTCGACGCCTCAGGCGGCCGCCGCGCCGGTCTCGAACGCGCGCTCCGCGACGCCGTCAGGTCCCGGCGCCTGGCCCCCGGCGACGTCGTCCCCTCGACCCGCGCGCTGGCCGCCGAGCTGGGCCTGGCGCGCGGGACGGTCAGCGCCGCCTACGACCAGCTGACGGCCGAGGGCTACCTCACGGCCGTCCCCGGCGGGCGGACGCGGGTCGCGGCGGGGCCCGCCCCGGCGCCCGCGCCCGCCGAACCGGCGTCCGCCGATGCCCCGGCGCATGACCTGCTGCCCGGGCGGCCCGACCTGAGCACGTTCCCCTCCACGGCGTGGCTGCGCTCGACGCGGCGCGTCCTGGCGTCCGCCCCGCCCGACGTGCACGCGCTCGGCGACCCGCGCGGACGCCGCGAGCTCCGCGAGGCGCTGGCCGGATACCTCGGCCGGGCGCGGGGCGTGCACGCCGACCCGTCCCGGATCGTGGTCACCTCCGGCTACGCCCAGTCCCTCGGCCTCCTCGCCTCCGTCCTGCGGGACCTGGGAACGGAGTCGATGGCGATGGAGGAGCCGGGGCACCCCTTCCACCGCGCGATCGTCCGGCGCGCCGGGCTCGCCGTCGTCCCGCTGCCCGTCGACGAGCGCGGCGCGCGTCCGGACCAGCTCGGTCCGGGGGGCGCGGCCGTGCTCACGCCGGCGCACCAGTACCCCACCGGCGCGACCCTCCGCCCGGACCGCCGCCGCGCCTTCGCCGCCTGGGCCCGCGATGCCGGCGGCACGATCGTCGAGGACGACTACGACGGCGAGTTCCGCTACGACCGCCAGCCGGTCGGGGCTCTGCAGGGCACGGCGCCCGACCACGTCGTCTACGGCGGCACCACGTCCAAGACCCTGGCCCCGGCGCTGCGCCTGGCCTGGCTGGTCCTGCCCGCGCACCTGGTCGAGCCCTTCGCCGAGGCCAAGCGCCTCGCCGACGCCCACACACCCTCGCTCGCCCAGCTCGTCCTCGCCGACCTCATCGGCACCCACGCCTACGACCGGCACGTCCGCGCCGCCCGCCTGCGCTACCGGCGCCGACGCGACCTCCTGGTCGAGACGCTGCGCGGCCGCGCCCCGCGGGTCCGGGTGCAGGGGGTCGCCGCCGGGCTGCACGCCCTGGTCCTGCTCCCGGACGGCGGGGACGGTGAGGGCGAGGCCATGCGCCGCGCCGCGTTCCATGACCTCGCCCTCATGCCTCTGCGCGACCACTGGCAGGATCCCGGCGAACGCCCGCAGGGCCTCGTCGTCGGCTACAGCACCCCCCTCGGCGCCGCCTACCCGGCCGCTCTGGACGCCCTCTGCGCAGTGCTCGCCCAGGCGTGA
- a CDS encoding phosphodiesterase, with translation MIVFAQLSDTHLDGGDARAERAARVMDHLNGVPVDAVLVTGDIADHGEPAEYEQARKVLASGHPVLTCPGNHDRRGPYREFLLDEPPGGGPVNRVHEIGGATFLMCDSTVPGEDHGRLDDETIGWLDRRLAAAPDAPAFVCFHHPPARLQIPYVDGIRQFGERRLAEVVLRHPQVVALLCGHAHTAAATTFAGRPLLVAPGVVSTLRLPWQRGDIADLAAPPGVAFHVLDDEGRLSTHYRTF, from the coding sequence ATGATTGTTTTCGCGCAGCTCAGCGACACCCATCTGGACGGCGGCGACGCCCGGGCCGAACGCGCGGCCCGCGTCATGGACCATCTGAACGGCGTGCCGGTCGACGCCGTCCTCGTCACCGGGGACATCGCCGACCACGGCGAGCCCGCCGAGTACGAGCAGGCCCGCAAGGTCCTCGCGTCGGGCCACCCGGTGCTGACCTGCCCCGGCAACCACGACAGGCGCGGCCCCTACCGGGAGTTCCTGCTGGACGAGCCGCCCGGCGGCGGCCCGGTCAACCGCGTCCACGAGATCGGCGGGGCCACCTTCCTGATGTGCGACTCGACCGTCCCCGGCGAGGACCACGGGCGGCTCGACGACGAGACGATCGGGTGGCTCGACCGGCGGCTCGCCGCGGCACCGGACGCGCCGGCGTTCGTCTGCTTCCACCACCCGCCCGCGAGGCTCCAGATCCCGTACGTGGACGGGATCCGGCAGTTCGGCGAGCGGCGCCTCGCCGAGGTGGTCCTGCGCCACCCGCAGGTCGTGGCTCTGCTGTGCGGGCACGCCCACACGGCGGCTGCCACGACCTTCGCGGGACGGCCGCTGCTCGTCGCCCCCGGCGTCGTGTCCACCCTCCGGCTGCCGTGGCAGCGGGGCGACATCGCCGACCTGGCCGCTCCCCCGGGCGTCGCCTTCCACGTCCTGGACGACGAGGGCCGGCTGAGCACGCACTACCGCACCTTCTAG
- a CDS encoding helix-turn-helix domain-containing protein, whose translation MDVIATVAASIRRERERAGISQTELARRAGLAKSTLSQLESGAGNPSVETLWALATALEVPFSRLVDPPRPAVRVVRAGEGPAAHSDRADYTATLLASSPPHARRDLYRVTAEPGEARVSDPHPPGTAEHVVLGAGRALAGPASEPVELGPGDYLSYPGDAPHVFEALVPGTAAVFLMEHL comes from the coding sequence GTGGATGTGATCGCGACGGTCGCGGCGTCGATCCGGCGGGAGCGCGAGCGCGCCGGGATCTCCCAGACGGAGCTGGCCAGGCGCGCGGGCCTGGCCAAGTCGACGCTCTCCCAGCTGGAGTCGGGCGCCGGGAACCCGAGCGTGGAGACGCTGTGGGCCCTGGCGACGGCCCTGGAGGTGCCCTTCAGCCGCCTGGTGGACCCGCCGCGCCCGGCCGTCCGGGTGGTCCGGGCGGGGGAGGGGCCGGCCGCGCACTCCGACCGGGCCGACTACACGGCGACGCTGCTGGCGTCGTCCCCGCCGCACGCGCGCCGCGACCTCTACCGCGTCACGGCGGAACCGGGCGAGGCGAGGGTCTCCGACCCCCACCCGCCGGGCACCGCCGAGCACGTCGTCCTCGGCGCCGGCCGAGCCCTGGCCGGGCCCGCCTCAGAGCCGGTGGAACTGGGGCCCGGCGACTACCTCTCCTACCCCGGCGACGCCCCGCACGTCTTCGAGGCCCTGGTGCCCGGCACGGCCGCGGTCTTCCTGATGGAGCACCTCTAG
- a CDS encoding aspartate/glutamate racemase family protein has product MRHLGILAHSAEGAALCFRTFCQEGFRELGPDDHPDVTLDLIALARSMPAWEAGDHARIREILAESAGRLAAAGADFFVCPDNTAHLALEHPGDELALPGLHIVQVVADQAARDGRTRVGVLGTRFTMDGPLYPRELAARGIAAVVPDPADRETVDRIIFDELVNGVFTEDSRREYVRIIERLAGRGCDAVALVCTEIPLLVTPEASPLPTLDSTRLLARAAFDVAADRRPVPTWRGGRFEAR; this is encoded by the coding sequence ATGAGGCACCTCGGCATCCTCGCCCACAGCGCGGAAGGCGCCGCGCTGTGCTTCCGGACCTTCTGCCAGGAGGGCTTCCGCGAGCTGGGCCCCGACGACCACCCGGACGTGACGCTCGACCTCATCGCGCTCGCGCGCAGCATGCCCGCGTGGGAGGCCGGGGACCACGCCCGGATCCGGGAGATCCTGGCCGAGAGCGCCGGGCGTCTCGCGGCGGCGGGCGCGGACTTCTTCGTCTGCCCCGACAACACCGCGCACCTGGCCCTCGAACACCCCGGTGACGAGCTGGCGCTTCCCGGCCTCCACATCGTCCAGGTCGTCGCCGACCAGGCCGCCCGTGACGGCCGAACGCGCGTCGGCGTGCTCGGCACCCGCTTCACCATGGACGGGCCGCTCTACCCGCGCGAGCTGGCCGCGCGCGGCATCGCCGCCGTGGTCCCGGACCCGGCCGACCGGGAGACCGTCGACCGGATCATCTTCGACGAGCTGGTCAACGGGGTCTTCACCGAGGACTCGCGCCGCGAGTACGTCCGGATCATCGAGCGCCTGGCCGGGCGCGGGTGCGACGCGGTCGCGCTGGTGTGCACCGAGATCCCGCTCCTGGTCACGCCCGAGGCCTCGCCGCTGCCCACGCTCGACTCCACCCGCCTGCTGGCCCGCGCCGCCTTCGACGTGGCCGCGGACCGCCGCCCCGTCCCGACCTGGCGCGGCGGACGCTTCGAAGCCCGTTGA
- a CDS encoding isocitrate lyase/PEP mutase family protein has product MGFGDMEFGGLELGGTGLGDAEKASRFRRLHHGDRPLVLPNAWDFASGAALAEAGFPAIGTTSLGVAAAAGKADGAGGTRAETVALARTLARLPVPVTVDVEGGFSDRPGDVAALAAELASYGIAGLNLEDGRADGTLAPARHQAAVIAAVKEAAPEVFLNARTDTFWLGAPDLEETLRRARAYARAGADGIFVPGIAADADIRAVLEVTGLPLNVLHLPGGTDYPRLARLGVHRVSTGSLPFRAALRAAVAAALDVTGEGDAPRVPSYGDVQRLVSDR; this is encoded by the coding sequence ATGGGATTCGGGGACATGGAGTTCGGGGGATTGGAACTCGGGGGCACGGGGCTCGGGGACGCGGAGAAGGCGAGCCGCTTCCGGCGGCTCCACCACGGCGACCGTCCGCTGGTACTGCCGAACGCGTGGGACTTCGCGAGCGGCGCGGCGCTGGCCGAGGCCGGGTTCCCGGCGATCGGCACGACGAGCCTCGGCGTCGCCGCGGCGGCCGGAAAGGCCGACGGGGCCGGCGGCACGCGCGCGGAGACGGTCGCGCTCGCCCGGACGCTGGCGCGGCTGCCCGTCCCGGTGACCGTCGACGTCGAGGGCGGGTTCTCCGACCGGCCCGGCGACGTGGCCGCGCTCGCCGCCGAGCTCGCCTCGTACGGGATCGCCGGGCTCAATCTGGAGGACGGCCGCGCCGACGGCACCCTCGCGCCCGCCCGCCACCAGGCGGCCGTCATCGCGGCCGTCAAGGAGGCCGCACCGGAGGTTTTCCTCAACGCCCGCACCGACACGTTCTGGCTGGGCGCGCCGGACCTGGAGGAGACGCTGCGGAGGGCGCGGGCGTACGCGCGGGCGGGAGCGGACGGGATCTTCGTCCCCGGAATCGCCGCCGACGCCGACATCCGGGCGGTTCTGGAGGTCACCGGCCTGCCGCTGAACGTGCTCCACCTGCCGGGCGGGACCGACTACCCGCGGCTCGCCCGGCTCGGCGTGCACCGGGTGAGCACCGGGTCGCTGCCGTTCCGCGCGGCGCTGCGCGCGGCGGTCGCCGCGGCCCTCGACGTGACCGGGGAGGGCGACGCCCCTCGCGTGCCGTCGTACGGGGACGTCCAGCGACTCGTCAGTGACCGGTGA
- a CDS encoding NAD(P)/FAD-dependent oxidoreductase — translation MSSSPGRAPLAPGFANGGVSHWYRAAGRPAPGPRLPGPRTADVCVVGAGYTGLWTAYYLKRARPDLRVVVLEREFAGFGASGRNGGWVLGEIAGSRERYAARHGRPAAIALQHAMFRAVDEVVRVAGAEDIDAGLVKGGVLHVARNAAQRARLAAMVDEAREWGWSDDDLVPLPAAERDERLRVEGATGAAWSPHAARVQPAALVRGLAAAVRRLGVRIYERTPVVRIDPRRAGGPAAAVTPFGTVTAEYVLRATEGFTAALPGHRRDWLPMNSSMIVTTPLPARAWKAIGWERRELLGDMAHYYMYAQRTADDRIAFGGRGRPYRYGSRVDDGGRTEPSTVDALWTMLTGMLPAVAEEGAVEHAWSGVLGVPRDWCATVVLDRATGLGHAGGYTGHGVATANLAGRTLRDLVLGRDTGLTALPWVDRRVRRWEPEPLRWLGVHAMYALYRAADARESSAPSARTSGLARLADRITGH, via the coding sequence ATGAGCTCCTCCCCGGGCCGGGCGCCCCTGGCTCCCGGCTTCGCCAACGGCGGCGTCTCCCACTGGTACCGGGCGGCCGGGCGCCCCGCCCCCGGCCCCCGCCTCCCGGGCCCGCGCACCGCCGACGTGTGCGTCGTCGGCGCCGGCTACACCGGGCTCTGGACCGCCTACTACCTCAAGCGCGCCCGCCCCGACCTGCGGGTCGTGGTGCTGGAGCGCGAGTTCGCGGGGTTCGGCGCGTCCGGGCGCAACGGCGGCTGGGTGCTCGGGGAGATCGCGGGATCCCGGGAGCGCTACGCCGCCCGGCACGGGCGCCCCGCCGCGATCGCGCTGCAGCACGCCATGTTCCGGGCGGTGGACGAGGTCGTGCGCGTCGCGGGCGCTGAGGACATCGACGCCGGCCTGGTCAAGGGCGGCGTCCTGCACGTGGCCCGGAACGCCGCCCAGCGCGCCCGCCTCGCCGCCATGGTCGACGAGGCGCGCGAGTGGGGCTGGAGCGACGACGACCTCGTCCCGCTGCCCGCCGCCGAACGCGACGAGCGGCTGCGCGTCGAGGGCGCGACCGGCGCCGCGTGGAGCCCGCACGCCGCGCGCGTGCAGCCCGCCGCGCTCGTCCGGGGCCTCGCCGCGGCGGTCCGGCGGCTCGGCGTGCGGATCTACGAGCGGACGCCGGTCGTGCGGATCGACCCGCGCCGGGCGGGCGGGCCGGCCGCCGCCGTCACCCCGTTCGGGACCGTCACCGCCGAGTACGTGCTGCGGGCCACCGAAGGCTTCACCGCCGCGCTGCCCGGCCACCGCCGCGACTGGCTTCCGATGAACAGCTCCATGATCGTCACGACGCCGCTGCCCGCCCGCGCCTGGAAGGCGATCGGATGGGAGCGCCGCGAGCTCCTCGGCGACATGGCGCACTACTACATGTACGCCCAGCGGACCGCCGACGACCGCATCGCCTTCGGCGGCCGGGGCCGCCCCTACCGGTACGGGTCGCGCGTCGACGACGGCGGGCGGACCGAGCCGTCCACCGTCGACGCGCTCTGGACGATGCTCACCGGGATGCTGCCCGCCGTCGCCGAGGAGGGGGCGGTGGAGCACGCCTGGTCGGGCGTCCTCGGCGTCCCCCGCGACTGGTGCGCGACGGTCGTCCTCGACCGCGCGACCGGCCTCGGCCACGCCGGCGGCTACACCGGCCACGGCGTCGCCACCGCGAATCTCGCCGGCCGAACCCTCCGCGACCTCGTCCTCGGCCGCGACACCGGCCTGACGGCGCTGCCGTGGGTGGACCGCCGCGTCCGCCGCTGGGAGCCCGAACCCCTGCGCTGGCTCGGCGTCCACGCGATGTACGCCCTCTACCGCGCCGCCGACGCCCGCGAGTCGTCCGCACCGTCCGCGCGGACCTCGGGCCTGGCCCGCCTCGCCGACCGGATCACCGGTCACTGA
- a CDS encoding GNAT family N-acetyltransferase: MSEVLRTVRLDLHPVSMRDHGALLTHWTGPLVRRHLFDDRVVTPVQVSEIIEASERDFATEGYGLWALRPVPASPGGGAAAPGGPLAGVAGLSHHEGPLGHGVDVEILYSLEPDHWGRGLAAEASRAVLDYAFGVVGVHRITAEIDTANPASSQIALQLGMRRWREGPAGPDGAAYYAAERSRWIGSRRVPDVVP, encoded by the coding sequence ATGAGTGAGGTGCTGCGCACGGTCCGGCTCGACCTGCACCCGGTGTCGATGCGCGACCACGGGGCCCTGCTGACGCACTGGACGGGCCCCCTCGTCCGCCGCCACCTGTTCGACGACCGAGTGGTCACGCCCGTGCAGGTCAGCGAGATCATCGAGGCGAGCGAGCGGGACTTCGCCACCGAGGGCTACGGGCTGTGGGCCCTGCGCCCCGTCCCCGCGTCACCCGGCGGCGGCGCGGCGGCGCCCGGCGGTCCGCTGGCGGGCGTGGCCGGGCTCAGCCACCACGAGGGGCCGCTCGGCCACGGCGTGGACGTCGAGATCCTCTACAGCCTGGAGCCCGACCACTGGGGGCGGGGCCTGGCCGCCGAGGCGTCCCGCGCCGTCCTCGACTACGCGTTCGGGGTGGTCGGCGTGCACCGGATCACCGCCGAGATCGACACGGCCAACCCGGCGTCGTCGCAGATCGCTCTCCAGCTCGGCATGCGCCGGTGGCGGGAGGGCCCCGCCGGGCCCGACGGCGCCGCATACTACGCGGCCGAACGCTCCCGCTGGATCGGATCCCGTCGAGTTCCCGACGTCGTACCCTAG
- a CDS encoding carboxymuconolactone decarboxylase family protein, with protein MIDPVTGERVNDRPRRGPSPTRLPLLLPGSLSEEQRAVYEAVTGGPRAGDSNPPFSLADDIGRLQGPFNAMLYSPSVGLPLQDLGAALRFRTGFTKREREIATLVVAAHLRSDFEWYAHERIGRRQGLADEETDALREGRAPMLADVRERVVYEAARQLAAEGDLADAVYTEAVATLGRTALVELVALVGYYQALALQLRVFRVGVPDGEAAPEWPAAGDGYE; from the coding sequence GTGATCGACCCCGTGACCGGTGAGCGTGTCAACGACCGACCGCGGCGCGGCCCGTCCCCGACGAGGCTCCCGCTGCTCCTCCCCGGTTCGCTCAGCGAAGAGCAGCGAGCCGTCTACGAGGCGGTGACGGGCGGGCCCCGTGCCGGCGACAGCAATCCCCCCTTCTCCCTGGCCGACGACATCGGGCGCCTGCAGGGCCCGTTCAACGCGATGCTCTACAGCCCTTCCGTCGGGCTGCCGCTGCAGGACCTCGGCGCCGCGCTGCGCTTCCGCACCGGGTTCACCAAGCGCGAGCGGGAGATCGCGACCCTCGTCGTGGCCGCGCACCTGCGCTCCGACTTCGAGTGGTACGCCCACGAGCGGATCGGGCGCCGGCAGGGCCTGGCCGACGAGGAGACGGACGCGCTGCGCGAGGGCCGCGCGCCGATGCTCGCCGACGTCCGCGAGCGCGTCGTGTACGAGGCGGCGCGCCAGCTCGCGGCCGAGGGCGACCTCGCCGACGCCGTGTACACCGAGGCGGTGGCCACGCTCGGCCGCACGGCCCTCGTCGAGCTGGTCGCGCTCGTCGGCTACTACCAGGCGCTCGCGCTGCAGTTGCGCGTGTTCCGCGTCGGCGTCCCCGACGGGGAGGCCGCGCCCGAGTGGCCCGCCGCGGGGGACGGGTATGAGTGA
- a CDS encoding GNAT family N-acetyltransferase, with amino-acid sequence MPLLRIRTEIEDRPGRLASLTAELARRGANILGLSVQLDADGVVDEFIVDVPRGGPDARALAEALGAAGGTRTAVLPARPHDLVDEPTRALALAARLRAEPDAVPEILAELLRADEARWDAPGGEDPGPRDLLVPVRGRSVRLRRAGLPFTATEAARADALVRAALPAVARPSASRRIALRDGTQVVVRPVEPRDGDAVRALHERCSLESRRMRYFSPKPYPPRRSFEGFCDPSRGLTLVAEGPDGSLLALAHLVLVRDPGAAEVAFLVEDAWQGRGLGRALAGLLLALARDRGLVEVRATALSENARMRRLLTSLGGRTRRTGDAAIVEVRLRLDGRPAGPGALAGWAGERRI; translated from the coding sequence ATGCCGCTGCTGCGCATCCGCACCGAGATCGAGGACCGTCCCGGCCGCCTCGCCTCCCTCACGGCCGAACTCGCCCGGCGCGGCGCCAACATCCTCGGGCTGTCGGTCCAGCTCGACGCCGACGGGGTGGTCGACGAGTTCATCGTCGACGTCCCGCGCGGCGGCCCGGACGCCCGCGCCCTCGCCGAGGCGCTGGGCGCGGCGGGCGGCACCCGGACCGCCGTCCTCCCCGCGCGCCCCCACGACCTGGTGGACGAGCCGACCCGCGCCCTCGCCCTGGCGGCCCGGCTCCGGGCCGAGCCGGACGCGGTGCCCGAGATCCTCGCGGAGCTGCTGCGCGCCGACGAGGCCCGCTGGGACGCTCCCGGCGGCGAGGACCCCGGCCCCCGCGACCTCCTCGTCCCGGTGCGGGGGCGCTCGGTGCGGCTCCGGCGCGCCGGGCTGCCGTTCACCGCGACGGAGGCGGCGCGGGCGGACGCGCTGGTGCGGGCCGCGCTCCCGGCGGTTGCGCGCCCGTCGGCGTCCAGGCGGATCGCTCTGCGCGACGGCACGCAGGTGGTCGTCCGGCCGGTCGAGCCCCGCGACGGCGACGCCGTGCGGGCCCTTCACGAGCGCTGCTCGCTGGAAAGCCGCCGGATGCGCTATTTCAGCCCCAAGCCGTATCCGCCGCGCCGGTCGTTCGAGGGGTTCTGCGACCCCTCGCGGGGCCTGACGCTGGTCGCCGAGGGCCCGGACGGGTCGCTGCTGGCGCTCGCGCACCTGGTCCTCGTCCGCGACCCGGGAGCCGCGGAGGTCGCGTTCCTGGTCGAGGACGCCTGGCAGGGCCGCGGGCTCGGCCGCGCCCTCGCCGGGCTGCTGCTCGCGCTGGCCAGGGACCGCGGCCTGGTGGAGGTGCGCGCGACCGCGCTGAGCGAGAACGCCCGGATGCGCCGGCTGCTGACCTCCCTCGGCGGGCGGACGCGGCGCACCGGGGACGCCGCCATCGTGGAGGTCAGGCTGCGGCTGGACGGCCGTCCCGCCGGGCCGGGCGCGCTGGCAGGATGGGCGGGTGAGCGGCGTATATGA
- a CDS encoding class I SAM-dependent methyltransferase, protein MSGVYDDPWAYELACSFRDVPAEVDVLLGWCAERGLAPGTALELAAGPAEHARELARRGLAATALDLNPRMCAYAAREAERAGVELEVVEGDMTRFALGRRFDLVATMLDSTSHLMTLDAFVAHLRCAAAHLSPGGLYVVEMSHPRDRLGDDPSVSTGWTVERDGVRASVRWGEPSDRLDPVTQIADDRVTMTITGEGAEPRVLRDVVPYRFWSATELDAAVRLAGGLEAVAQYGDFGAGEEAVPLADPAAWRMITLLRPRPAARP, encoded by the coding sequence GTGAGCGGCGTATATGACGACCCCTGGGCCTACGAGCTGGCGTGCTCGTTCCGCGACGTGCCGGCCGAGGTGGACGTGCTGCTCGGCTGGTGCGCCGAGCGGGGCCTCGCCCCCGGCACGGCGCTGGAGCTGGCCGCCGGGCCCGCCGAGCACGCCCGCGAGCTCGCCCGCCGCGGGCTGGCTGCCACGGCGCTCGACCTGAACCCGCGCATGTGCGCCTACGCGGCGCGTGAGGCCGAACGCGCCGGCGTCGAACTGGAGGTCGTCGAGGGCGACATGACGCGGTTCGCGCTGGGCCGCCGCTTCGACCTCGTCGCGACCATGCTGGACTCCACGTCCCACCTCATGACGCTGGACGCGTTCGTCGCGCACCTGCGGTGCGCCGCCGCGCACCTGTCCCCCGGCGGCCTCTACGTCGTCGAGATGTCGCACCCCCGGGACCGGCTGGGCGACGACCCGAGCGTCAGCACCGGCTGGACCGTCGAACGGGACGGCGTCCGGGCGAGCGTGCGCTGGGGCGAGCCGTCCGACCGGCTGGACCCCGTCACCCAGATCGCTGACGACCGCGTCACGATGACCATCACCGGGGAGGGCGCGGAGCCGCGTGTCCTCCGCGACGTCGTGCCCTACCGGTTCTGGAGCGCCACCGAGCTCGACGCCGCGGTCCGCCTCGCGGGCGGGCTGGAGGCGGTCGCGCAGTACGGCGACTTCGGGGCCGGCGAGGAGGCGGTGCCCCTCGCCGACCCCGCGGCCTGGCGCATGATCACGCTGCTGCGCCCGCGCCCGGCGGCACGGCCCTGA